Genomic segment of Bacillota bacterium:
CGTCCCCCAGGTGCTTGAAGAGATAGGTCCTATCGTATCTGAGCGACAGTTACTGATCTCCGTAGCAGCGGGCATTTCCACGGCAAGCCTTGAGACAAGGCTCCCAAGGCCTGTGCCCCTGGTACGAGCCATGCCAAACCTTCCGTGCATCATCGGCCAAGGCATGCTGGCCTTCAGCACAGGCAGACATGCCGGCGCTGTCCACATAGACACCACCCGGGGGCTCCTGGGAGGCCTGGGTCGCATGGTCCAGGTGAATGAAGAGATGATGGACGGCGCGACCGGCCTCAGCGGTAGCGGCCCCGCCTTCATGTTTCTCATCATTGAGGCCCTGGCCGACGCGGGGGTCTACATGGGGTTTCCAAGGGAGGCCGCCCTGGAAATGGCGGCTCAGACGGCCCTGGGCTCCGCCAGGATGGTGCTGGAGAGCGGCCTTCACCCAGCCCAGCTCCGTGACATGGTAACCTCACCCGGGGGAACGGCAATAGCGGGGCTTCACTCCATGGAACGGGCATCGGTGAGGGCGGCGGTGATGGACGCGGTTCTTACGGCCCGAGAACGATCCCGGGCCCTGGGCCAGAAGGCCTGCGCGAGGGACTCAGCCCGGAGTTCCAGCGCCGTTTCCGGGGATACTCTAGGCGCTTGCCTTGCTGGCGAGGTGCCTTATGAAAAGCATGAACCCGAAGGATAGCAGGCCCACCACATCCGTCTCTGAGCATGACTGCATGAGCAGCAGGGCGGAAAGAAAGAACACCAGTCTCTCCGGCATGCGTAAGAGACCCCTGTACCACCCGCCGACTGCCAGTGACAGCGCGTACACCCCAACCATGGCCGTGACCACGGCCATGATGATCTTCCACACAGGCGCCATCATGAGGAGCGCTGGCCCAAAGGCAAACATGTAGGGCACAATGAAGGCCACGGCCCCCATCTTGAGCGCCTTCCATCCCACGGCCATGGGCTTGGCCCCGGCTATGGCGGCGCCAGCATAGGCAGCCAGGGCCACAGGCGGGGTTATGGAGGACACGCAGGCGAAGTAGAACACGAAGAGGTGAGCCTGTATGGGGTGGAGCCCCATGTTCTCCAGACCCGGCGCGATGACGGACGCAGCTATCGCGTAGGCCGCCGTTGTAGGCAGTCCCATTCCCAGGATTAAGGAGGCAACCATCCCCAGTGCCAGCGCCAGCCACAGGCTATGACCCGAGAGCTGCACCATGATGCTGGCGAACTTGACACCAAGACCTGTCTGGGTCACCACACCTAGGAGTATTCCTGCCGCCGCACACGTGGCTATAATGCCAGTGCAGTTCCGGGCTCCGGTGGCCAGGGCGTTCACAACCTCCCTAGGCCCCATCCGGAACCTGGGGTTAATCCAGCTCACCGCTACGCACGTGATGATCCCGACAAGTCCCGCCCGCATGATGGAAACCTTGGCAAAGGCCAGGAGGTAGAAGACGACTATCACCGGGAGGAAGAGGTAGGCGTGCCTGAGGACATCCCGGAGGGTTCTCTCCGAGGGGGTGCTGGCGAGTCCCCTCCTCTTGGCCTCCACGTCAACGATGAAGTAGATGGCGGCAAAGTAGAGGATGGCCGGGATGGTGGCAGCCATGATTATGCGGTGATAGGACACTCCCAGGATCTCCGCCATGATGAAGGCGCCAGCTCCCATGATGGGCGGCATTATCTGTCCCCCCGTGGAGGCGGCAGCCTCTGTGGCCCCGGCGAAGTCCGCCGGGTAACCGGCCCTCTTCATCAGCGGTATGGTGAAGCAGCCGGTAGTCACCACATTCCCCGCCGATGTGCCCGATATGGTGCCAAAGAGCGCGCTGGCAAGGACCGCCACCTTTGCAGGGCCACCCCGGGTCTTGCTGGCCATTGCGTAGGCCATGTCCACGAAGAACTGCGCGCAGCCCGAGGCTTGGAGGAAGGCGCCGAACACCACAAAGATCAAAACATAGGTTGCGGACACCATTATGGGAGTCCCCAGTATTCCCTCAAGGCTGTAGATGTAGGTGACCATCCGGGCGAGGCTGTAGCCCCTGTGGTAAAAGGGCCCCGAAAGCAGGTCTCCGTACCTCCCGTACAGCATGAAGGCCACGGCCAGGATAGGAAGGCCAAGGCCCTGCGTCCTCCTGGCCATCTCCAGCACGGACATGATGGCCACCAGGGCCACAATGGTGTCCAGGGTTGTGGGTGCCACCCCCACCCGGTAGATAAGGTCATCAAAGGTGATTATCGCGTAGATGAAAGGCAGCACCGCGCTGGCCAGGAACAGGTAGTCAAACCAAGGCAGCCTGCCGTACCACCTTCGCGAAGAAGGGTAGCACGCGAAGATGAGGAGCCCACCTAAGGCCAGGTGCGCCCCTCTTATGTACCATGGGTCCATTGTCCGGTAGCCGAATACGTATATGTGGAAGATGGCCATGCCCACCGAGACCAGTGTGACGGCCAAGGCATGGTGTCCCTGGAGTTCCCGGAAACCGGCGAACTCGCTCTCAGCCATGAACCCCGGTACGGGGGTTTTATCGCAGGTCTCAGGACGGTTCAGCATGCCGTCCCCTCCCCCCGCCTGGTTCGCGTGTCTACTTCATCTCTGCCGGCAGCAACGCCTCCGGGACCTCAACCCCTATCTCCCGGTAGTACCTCACGGCACCTGGGTGGAAGGGCAGCACGCTGTGCTCTATGTTCTCCGGCAGCGTGCCCTTTGCGGAGGGGTGGACGTTTATGAGGATGTCCACGTTCTCAAAGGTGGCCTTCACAAGCTCGTAGACGAAGTCCTCCGGGGTGTCCTTGTGGGTAATGGCGAAGTTCCACACCCCTGGAACTTGTATGTCCCTGTCAAGGCTCTTGTAGGCACCCTGGCTCATCGTGGTCTGGAAGAAGGTGGGCTGGCTCTCCAAGATGGCCGCGATCTCCCTGGGGGAGAACCCTACGATTCCAACGTCCTTCACAGCCTCCATCTCCAGGACCGACGGCAGTGGTATGCCTCCAATCCATCCCACGGCGTCCAGCAGGCCGTCTTTTGTCTGGGAGGTGAGATCCGAGTAGCCTGCGTGGATCACCATGGACGGCTTAATCCCCAGGACCTCCAGGAACAGGGGAAGGTAGGTTCCAGGGGTACCCCCGGAGGGTCCCACGCCTACGGTCTTCCCTTCAAGGTCCCTTACTGATGTGATCCCGCTGGATTTCAGCACATAGAAATGCACCTTGCTGGGGTACATCGGGAACAGGGCCCTCACGTCCACATACTCCTTACCCTTGGCCCAGCCTTCCCCGGTCCACCCTTCAAGGGCGGGGGCGTTCGTGACGTACCCAATCTCAGTCTCATTGGCGTTGACCAGCTGCATGTTGTGGACGGGCCCCCCTGTTACCTCCACGGATGCGGGGATGCCCATCTTCTCAGAGATGAGCCGTGCGTGCCCGCCCGCATACAGGAAGTAAACACCCCCTATGGAGGCTGAACCAATGGTTATGGCCCTGGGCCAGCCCTCTCTCCCCTCGACGCTGCCGGGACCAGGGCGCCCGCCGCACCCTGCCGCCAGAGTAGTGATTAACAGAATCGCAAGAGTCCTGACCAGCGTTCTAGATCCCATGGAAATGGCTCCCCCCAAGGCATCTTTGTGACCTGATGCTCAAGCTCCCTTCCTACTTCACCGCACCACCGGGATTCCCTGCTGGGGCTCCAGGGATATCACCTCGTTATCCTGGGCCACTCTTGTCGAAACCCCGCTATAACCCTCCACGTACTCCGCCATGCGCTGGGAGATGTCCCGGGGCCTGAAGCAGGCCTCGTCCAGGTGAGTCATGATGGCCAGCCCGACCCGGGATCCCGAGAGGAGGTGAGACAACCCCACCGCGGTGAGACACCGGGTGGCAAACAGGCTGTGGTAGCTCACGTTGGCCACGAGCACATCCACACAGTAAAAGGCATTCTTTAGGTCCTCCCTGTACTCAACCACCCCGCGCAGGTCGCTCATGGCGTCCCAGGGCGCCACGGGCCGGGGGCCGCCGGAGCCCTCCACGGAAATAAGGTAGCTGGTGTCGCTGGTATACCCTACCCTCAACCCTGGGGCCTCCAGGATGAACCCATAGTTCTCCCCGCCGTGGTAGGCCCGGACGAACCTCAATACACAGTCCCCTATGGCTACCTCCCCGCCGTCCTCAGCTGGGACTACCTCCTGGGGTCCCCCGGGGTAGGCCCGGGAGGGGGCCTTTCCCTGGTGAAACCGGGAGATGCGCCCGTCCTCGAGGACCTCCACCGGTGAGAACACCATTCCCCTGCGCCTGGACATGGCCTGGCACATGGCTTCGATGACAACGCCAGCGTCCCCGCAGTGGTCAGTGTGCCCATGGGAGACGTATACCGCATCTATTCCTGACAGGTCCAGCCCTTCCCTGGCCGCGTGGACCAGAGCTCCCGGGCCGGGGTCCACGCAGAGGCAGGCGCCTCCCACCCTGAGCACGAACCCTCCGGTCTGCCGGTGCTGGCTCATGAGATTGATGGGGTTGCCCCCAGTGCCGAGGAAGTGGATCCATGAACCCTCCCCGGCCCTGGGAACAGAGGCGTTTCGCCGCTCCAGGCTCTGTTTTACTATCTGCAGTGTGTAAGTGGAGAGGTAATGGTGGATCTCCCCAAGCCCGTCTCTGTCCATGAGTCACACCTCTCAGCGGGCTCTCGCCTACCCCAGTATAACACCGGGAGCGGAATAGTCGATACCGGGAGTGAACTGCCGGCCCCGGCACGAAGCAGCTCAGGATCTGTGCTGGCTGATGGTCCCTGGCGGTCTACCACGACCGTCATGCTGTCCTGGGTCAGCCAAATTCACCTTAAGAGCTTCCCCTGGCAAATCAGAAGGAAACGCAGGTTGGGCGGGCGTTAGAGGAGCTTGGCGCACAGCAGACCTTCGCCAAGAGCCCAGAGGCGAAGGGACGCGTTGAGAGAACATCTGATACCTTTCAGGACCGGCTGGTATCCGAGCTCCGCCTGGCCGGGGCTAGCAACCTTACGCGGCCTGGTGGACATAACACCCCGTACTGACAGAACCGCTTGTCAATTAGATTGAGATGTTCCCTGATGGCTATCAAGCTAGGTAATAATAAGCGACAATTGGGTCGCTTATTCAGGCTAAGAGCAAAAGGGGGGACCCTTGGGTAGAAATACCATCCCTTCCAGCAGGATAGGGCACTGGGATGGCAATAACTGGTTAGCCGATCCTATGTCCTGGCAATAGACGGAGAGTCAGAGAACTCCTCGGCGGAAAAAGTGCTTTACAACTCACTGGGCCCGTGCTAGACTAAGAGTCAAATATCATCGGGTGGTCCAGAAAGGCCCAGGACAGGAGCCACTTCTCTCCAGGCCGGATGGACCTACCCCCCAGCGATGAACGGGCAAGTAGACAAGGGAACCCTGGTCCCAGAGAGCCGGGAGAGCTGAGAGCCGGTGCAGGGCCGAGTCGAAAGTCACCCGGGAGCTGCCAGCTGAACGGGCCTGACACCCTACTAGGCGCGGCCGGCACCAGCCGTTACCTGGATGGGTGCATAGCACCCACCGAGGCCTCCCTCGTGAGAGTGAGGCAAAGCAGGGTGGTACCGCGAAAGCGAACCTCTCGCCCCTTGCAGGCATCTGCGGGAACGCGAGAGGGTTTCTCTTTTCTGACGGAGGTGAAGGTCTTGCGCCATACCGTTGCCATCCTCGTGGAAAACCATCCAGGCGTGCTCACCCGGGTGGCGGGACTATTCGCCAGGCGCGGCTACAACATAGAGAGCCTCGCCGTGGGGATCACACAGGACCCCAAGATCTCCCGGATCACCATCGTGGTCCAAGGCAACGGCCATACCCTGGAGCAAGTCACCAAGCAACTAAACAAGCTGGTGAACGTCATCAAGGTTTCCGACATAACGGAAGACCCTCACATCGGCCGGGAGCTCTGCCTGGTCAAGGTCCACGCTGAACCCTCCATGCGGGCTAGTATCCTTCAGGTGGTGGGCATCTTCCGGGCCAAGATCGTGGATGTCTCCAAGAAGAGCGTGGTTGTGGAGATCACCGGGGACGAGCAGAAGGTCGAGGCCCTCCTTGACCTCCTCAGGGAGTTCGGCATCAAAGAGGTGGTGCGAACAGGTACTATAGCTATAGTAAGGGGACCCAAAATAGTTCGCACGGAGAAGGGAGAAGAAGAAGATGGCAAAGATGTACTACGATGGCGATGCCAACCTGAGCCTGCTGGAGGGAAAGACCGTGGCGGTCCTGGGTTACGGAAGCCAAGGACACGCCCAGGCTCTGAATCTGAGAGATAACGGGGTCTCTGTCATTGTGGGCCTCCGGGAAGGCAGCGCCTACCGGGAGAAGGCCCGTGCTGAGGGCCTGGAGGTCGGGACCGTGGCGGAGGTGACCCAGAGGGCCCAGGCAGTCCACTTCCTCATCCCCGACGACAGGCAACCCAGAACCTACGAATCCGAGGTGCTGCCCTACCTCAGGGAAGGAATGGCGCTGGGCTTTTCCCATGGTTTCAACATACACTTTGGCCTCATCGAGCCGCCCCCCTTCGTGGATGTGTTCATGGTAGCTCCCAAGGCCCCGGGCCACCGTTTCCGGGAGCTCTTCGCCGACGGCCAGGGAGTGCCGGGACTCATGGCAGTACACCAGGATTATTCGGGCAACACCAAGGAGCTGGCCCTTGCCTTTGCCAAGGGGATTGGCTGCACCAGGTGCGGGGTCATCGAAACCACATTTCGGGAAGAAACCGAGACAGACCTCTTTGGAGAACAGGCAGTGCTCTGCGGCGGCGTCAGCCAGCTGGTCAAGTCCGGATTCGATACCCTGGTACAGGCAGGATACCAGCCGGAGATTGCCTACTTCGAATGCCTCCACGAGCTGAAACTCATCGTTGATCTCATGTACGAGGGCGGCCCATCCTACATGCGCTACTCAGTGTCTGACACAGCTGAGTACGGCGACTACACCATGGGGAGGCAGGTCATAGGCCCCGCCACCCGCGAGGCCATGCGCCAGGTCTTGGAACGGATCCAGTCGGGCGAGTTCGCCCGGGAGTGGATCATGGAGAATCAAGCCAACCGTCCTGTCTACAAGGCCCTGAAGAGACGCGAAGCGGAACACGCCATAGAGAAGGTCGGGGCAGAACTCAGGGCAATGATGCCCTGGCTCAGAAGAAAGAAGTAACTGGGGGGTAACCATCTTGTCCAGGAGGATAAGGGTCTTTGACACCACACTTCGAGACGGGGAACAAACCCCCGGAGTGAACCTGAGCTCCGACGAGAAACTGGAGATCGCCCACCAGCTGGCCCGCCTTGGAGTCGACGTGATAGAGGCCGGGTTTCCCATCACATCCAAGGGAGATTTCGACGCTGTCCGGACGATCGCCGAGCGAGTGACGGGGCCTGTGATATGCGGGCTGGCCCGGACCAGCCCTGGGGATATCGACAGGGCCTGGGAGGCCGTGGAGCCAGCGGAGAGATCCAGGATCCACACCTTCATAGCCACCTCTGCCATCCACATGAAGCACAAGCTCCGGAAGGAGCCTCACGAGGTCGTAAGGATGGCCGTAGAGGCAGTGGAGCGCTCTCGCAGTTACACAGAGGATGTGGAGTTCTCCGCCGAGGATGCAACCCGGAGCGAACCGGGGTTCCTGGCGGAGGTCTTCTCCCAGGTGATCCGCGCTGGCGCCACCACCATCAACATCCCGGATACGGTGGGATACACGACCCCAGGTGAGTTCAGGCGTTTGATAGGATACCTCAAGGAGAACGTGACGGGCATCGAAAACGTGACCCTGAGCGTCCACTGCCACAACGACCTGGGCCTTGCCGTAGCCAATTCCCTGGCCGCGGTGGAGTGCGGTGTGGACCAGGTCGAGTGCACCATAAACGGCCTCGGGGAGCGAGCGGGAAACGCCGCGCTGGAAGAGATCGTCATGGCGCTGAGGACCCGAAGGGATCACTACGTTGTGGAGGTTCTAGCCTCCACCGAGCAGATCAGCCGCACAAGCCGCCTGGTAAGTGGCCTTACGGGCATTGGCGTTCAGCCCAACAAGGCCATAGTAGGGGCTAACGCCTTCGCCCACCAGTCCGGCGTCCACCAGGACGGGGTCCTGAAGGAGCGCACCACCTACGAGATCATGACTCCCCAGTCTGTCGGCCTTGCCACTAACCGCATTGTCCTAGGCAAGGTTTCAGGAAGCCATGCCTTCCGGCAGAAACTGGAGGAACTGGGCTACAACGTTAGCCAGGATGAGGCAAGGAGAATCTTCGCCAAGTTCAAGGTAATGGCCGACCGTAAGAAGGACATCTCAGACCGGGATATCGAGGCCATCGTGGAGAATGAGCTCCACTCAGTACCGGAGGTCTTTCGCCTGGGCTACTTCCACATCTCCAGCGGGAACCAGACAATACCCACGGCCACGGTAAAGGTATATTGTGGCGATGAGGAGAAACAGGAGGCTTCCAGCGGCGACGGGCCGGTGGACGCGCTCTTCAAGGCCATTGACCGCGCCACAGGTTCGGGGGCCCGCCTGGTGGACTACTCCCTCAAGGCCGTCACCAGCGGCAAGGATGCCCTGGGCGAGGCCGCCCTGAAGGTGGACTCAGGAGGCAAGATCTTCACAGGGCGCGGAGTCAGTGTGGACGTGCTCGAGGCCAGCGCCAAGGCATACGTCAACGCCCTGAACCGAGTGGAGCACGACAGGAACCAAGATGGGCAAAACCTGGTGGGACAGGGGCCCAGCTAGGGGGTGGCAGTTTGGGCATGACAATAACCGAGAGGATCCTGGCGCGACACTGCGGGAAGGACCAGGTCAAGCCAGGCGAGTTCATCAACGCCAGGGTGGACCTGGCGCTGGCCAACGACATAACAGGGCCCATCGCCATCAGGGAATTCGAGAGGATGGGAGCCACCCGGGTCTTCGACCCTGAGAGGATAGCCCTGGTACCTGACCACTTCGTACCCAACAAGGACATTGCCTCAGCGGGACAGGTGAAGGCCCTCAGGGACTTTGCCCGCAAGCACCGCATCCCCCACTTCTTCGAGGTGGGACGCATGGGCGTAGAGCACGCGCTCCTACCCGAGCTGGGGCTTGTGCTCCCGGGTGACCTGGTGGTGGGCGCGGATTCCCACACCTGCACCTACGGTGCCGTCGGCGCCTTCTCCACCGGGGTTGGCTCTACGGACCTGGCCTGCGCCATGGCCCTGGGGGAGGTCTGGCTGAGGGTCCCCGAGACCATCAAGGTCCTGTACCACGGCAAGACGGGCCCCTGGGTCGGCGGCAAGGACCTCATACTCCACACCATAGGGAGAATCGGGGTGGACGGGGCCCGCTACAAGGCCATGGAGTTCTCAGGCGAGGCCCTGGCGGCCCTCTCCATGGACGACCGTTTCACCATCACCAACATGGCGGTGGAGGCTGGCGCTAAGAACGGCATCCTGGAACCGGATGGAAAGTGCCTAGCGTTCGCCCGGGAGATCTCCGGCCAGCGGAGGACCTACACCGCCTATTGCAGCGACCCCGGCGCCAGGTACTCCCATGTCTACGAATTCGATGCCAGTTCCCTGGAACCCCAAGTGGCCCTCCCCCACTCCCCTGCCAATGCCCGCTCCGTGCGGGACCTGGATGAGATCCCCATCGATCAGGTGGTAATAGGGTCCTGCACCAATGGCCGGTACGAGGACATGAGGATCGCCCGGGAGATCCTCAGGGGCAGGCAGGTTCACCCTGCGGTCCGGCTCATAGTAATCCCCGCGACCCAAGCGGTGTACCTCCGCTGCATTAAGGAGGGGATCCTGGAGGACTTGGTAGGCGCTGGCGCAGCCGTGAGCACCCCCACATGCGGGCCCTGCCTTGGCGGGCACATGGGCATCCTGGCCGAGGGGGAGCGCGCCCTCGCCACCACCAACCGGAACTTCCTGGGCAGGATGGGTCACAGGACCAGTGAGATATACCTCTCCGGCCCAGCGGTGGCCGCCGCCTCCGCAGTGGCCGGCCACATCGTCCACCCCGAGGAGGTTTTCTAGATGAAGGTCACGGGAACCGCGTGGAGGTTCGGCAACGATGTGGACACTGACGTCATCATACCAGCCCGGTACCTTAATACATCGGACCCCTGCGAGCTGGCGAGGCATTGCATGGAGGACCTGGACCCTTCCTTTGGCCGGGAGGCGAAACCCGGTGACATCATAGTGGCCGGCACCAACTTCGGGTGCGGCAGCTCCAGGGAGCATGCCCCCATCGCTATCAAGGCCTTCGGCATTCCCTGCGTCATAGCTGCCTCCTTCGCCCGGATATTCTACCGGAACGCGATCAATGTAGGGCTTACCATCGTGGAGAGCCCCGAGGCTGCCAAGGCCATATCTTCCGGTGATGAGGTTACGGTAGACACCGCCCGAGGGGTCATCGAGCATCCCCGTACCGGGTCGACCTTTATCATCCCGGAGTACCCGTCCTTCATGGCTGATATCATTTCCTGCGGCGGTTTGGTGGAATACGTTCGAAAGAGACTCCAATCAGTCTAGTAAGGGAGGTTCGCCCATGGAAAGACTGATCTACATTGACGGCAGGCACGTCCCCAAGTCTGAAGCCAAGGTGTCCGTATTCGACCATGGCTTTTTGTACGGGGACGGCGTCTTCGAGGGGATCCGGGCCTACAATTCCAGGGTGTTCCACCTTGATGAGCACCTGGAGAGGCTCTACCAGTCCGCCAAGGCCATCATGTTGGAGGTACCGCTTGAACCCAAGGAGATGGAAGCAGTGGTCCTGGAGACCCTGAGGCTCAACAACCTCAAGGATGCCTACATAAGGCTTATTGTCTCCAGGGGTGCCGGTGACCTGGGGCTGGACCCGCGGAAGTGTCCCAAGCCCTGTGTGGTGGTAATAGCCGACGACATAGTCCTCTACGACCCGCAGGTGTACCAGAAGGGCATGGCCGTGATCACGGTCCCAACCCGCCGCGTTAGCGTGGATTCGTTGAACCCCAGGGTGAAGTCTTTGAACTACCTCAACAACATCCTGGCCAAGATCGAGGGATACCTCCAGGGCTACCCGGAGGTACTCATGCTGAACCCAGAAGGGTATGTGCTGGAAGGCACCGGAGATAACATCTTCCTGGTCAAGAGGGGCCGGGTGATCACTCCCCCCGCCTACCAGGGCATACTGGAGGGGATCACCAGGGCCGTGGTCATCGACCTCCTCAAGGAGATGGGTGTGGAGGTTGAATTCACCCCCATCACGCGCCATGATGTGTACGTGGCTGACGAGGTGTTCCTGACGGGCACCGCCGCAGAGGTGGTTCCTGTGGTGAACGCTGACAGCCGTGTCATCGGGGAGGGCGTCCCGGGAGATCTCACCCGCAGGCTTCTTGAGGCCTTCAGGGATCACACGCAGGTCTCCGGCACTCCCATCTACTAGGAGGGGAATGGTCATGAGGAGTAACCGCGTAAAACAGGGTGTGACCCGGGCCCCTCACCGTTCCCTCTTAAGGGCGCTGGGCCTCACTGACTGGGAGATGAAGCGGCCCTTCGTCGGCTTGGTGAATTCCTACAACGAGCTGGTGCCGGGCCACATGCACCTGGACAAGGTGGCCAAGGCAGTCAGGGCAGGAATCGAGTCATCGGGCGGGACCCCCCTGGAGTTCCCGGTGATCGGCATCTGTGATGGCCTCGCCATGAACCACAGGGGCATGCACTACTCCCTGCCCAGCCGTGAGCTCATCGCCGACTCCATTGAGTCCATGGCTGAGGCCCATGCCCTGGATGGTCTCGCGATGGTGACCAACTGCGACAAGATAGTCCCGGGCATGCTCATGGCCGCCGCCAGGCTGGACATACCTTGCCTCCTGGTGAGCGGGGGCCCCATGATGGCCGGGACCTTCCAAGGGAAGGCCGTGGACCTTAACACTGTGTTCGAAGCGGTGGGTGCATCAAAGGTGGGGGCTTTGACGGAGGAAGAGATCAGGGATCTGGAGGAGAACGCATGCCCCGGCTGCGGTTCCTGCGCCGGGATGTTCACCGCCAACTCCATGAACTGCCTCACAGAGGCACTGGGGATGGCCCTGCCGGGGAACGGGACGGTGCCGGCCATCTCCTCTGCCCGGCTGCGGCTGGCTAAAGACACCGGTGTTGCCATTATGAACCTCATTCACAAGTCCATAAGACCCCGGCAGATCATCACGGAGCAGTCCATCAGGAATGCCCTGGCGGTGGACATGGCGCTGGGGGGTTCCTCCAACACTGTGCTTCACCTGACGGCCATAGCCTTCGAGGCTGGCCCGGGGCTGGACCTCAAGACCGTTGATGAGACTTCCGCCAGGACACCCCAGCAGGTTAAGCTCAGCCCTGCCGGCCCCCACCACCTGGAGGACCTCTATGCCGCGGGCGGCGTCACGGCGGTCATGAAGGACCTGGCCCGGGCAGGGCTCCTAGATACCCAGGCGCTGACCGCCTGGGGCACACCCCTGGCCCAGGTACTGGAAGACTGGCCCGATGCGAGGGACAGGAACATCATCCGCCCCACCAGTGACCCCTATTCCTCCACTGGTGGCCTGGCGGTTGTCTGGGGCAGCCTCGCTCCCCAGGGTGCCGTCGTCAAGCAGGGTGCTGTGGATCCGTCCATGCTGAGGCACGAGGGACCCGCCAGGGTCTTCTCCTCAGAGGAGGAGGCCACCCATGCCATACTGGGCGGCCACATCCGCCCCGGGGATGTGATAGTCATCAGGTACGAGGGGCCAAAGGGCGGCCCTGGCATGCGGGAGATGCTCACCCCCACCTCATCGCTGGCAGGTATGAAAATGGACTCCAAGGTGGCCCTGGTGACCGACGGCCGGTTCTCCGGCGCCACCCGGGGCGCCTCCATAGGCCACGTATCCCCCGAAGCCATGGAGGGTGGACCCATAGCCGCCGTGCGCGAGGGGGACATCATCCACATCGATATACCAGGGCGGCGCCTGGACCTCCAGGTTGACCATGAGGAATTGGCAAGGAGACTCAAGGAGTGGGAGCGCCCTGAGCCCAAGATCGCCAGTGGTTACCTCCTAAGGTACTCCAGGATGGTAACCTCCGCGGCCCAGGGGGCCCGTCTAGAGGCCAGATGGGAGATGGACGGGAGATGACCGGAGCCGAAATGGTCGTGGAGTGCCTCATCAGGGAGGGTGTGGATACTGTCTTCGGCTATCCCGGGGGGGCCGTCCTCTCGATATATGATGCCCTGGCCCAGAGCCCCATTCGCCACATCTTGGTTCGCCACGAACAGGCGGCGGCTCACGCGGCCGACGGCTACTCCAGGGCGTCGGGGCGTGTTGGGGTGTGCCTGGCTACCTCGGGACCTGGCAGCACCAACCTGGTGACAGGCATCGCCTCGGCCTACATGGACTCCATTCCGCTTGTGGCCATCACGGGAC
This window contains:
- the proC gene encoding pyrroline-5-carboxylate reductase, which encodes MRTQVGLMGFGVMGEALCNSWVLREILSPSDVVIYDPAPQRMTRARERGFGAAPDLRCLASQAQTLVLSVKPQNVPQVLEEIGPIVSERQLLISVAAGISTASLETRLPRPVPLVRAMPNLPCIIGQGMLAFSTGRHAGAVHIDTTRGLLGGLGRMVQVNEEMMDGATGLSGSGPAFMFLIIEALADAGVYMGFPREAALEMAAQTALGSARMVLESGLHPAQLRDMVTSPGGTAIAGLHSMERASVRAAVMDAVLTARERSRALGQKACARDSARSSSAVSGDTLGACLAGEVPYEKHEPEG
- a CDS encoding TRAP transporter permease; this translates as MLNRPETCDKTPVPGFMAESEFAGFRELQGHHALAVTLVSVGMAIFHIYVFGYRTMDPWYIRGAHLALGGLLIFACYPSSRRWYGRLPWFDYLFLASAVLPFIYAIITFDDLIYRVGVAPTTLDTIVALVAIMSVLEMARRTQGLGLPILAVAFMLYGRYGDLLSGPFYHRGYSLARMVTYIYSLEGILGTPIMVSATYVLIFVVFGAFLQASGCAQFFVDMAYAMASKTRGGPAKVAVLASALFGTISGTSAGNVVTTGCFTIPLMKRAGYPADFAGATEAAASTGGQIMPPIMGAGAFIMAEILGVSYHRIIMAATIPAILYFAAIYFIVDVEAKRRGLASTPSERTLRDVLRHAYLFLPVIVVFYLLAFAKVSIMRAGLVGIITCVAVSWINPRFRMGPREVVNALATGARNCTGIIATCAAAGILLGVVTQTGLGVKFASIMVQLSGHSLWLALALGMVASLILGMGLPTTAAYAIAASVIAPGLENMGLHPIQAHLFVFYFACVSSITPPVALAAYAGAAIAGAKPMAVGWKALKMGAVAFIVPYMFAFGPALLMMAPVWKIIMAVVTAMVGVYALSLAVGGWYRGLLRMPERLVFFLSALLLMQSCSETDVVGLLSFGFMLFIRHLASKASA
- a CDS encoding TAXI family TRAP transporter solute-binding subunit, whose protein sequence is MGSRTLVRTLAILLITTLAAGCGGRPGPGSVEGREGWPRAITIGSASIGGVYFLYAGGHARLISEKMGIPASVEVTGGPVHNMQLVNANETEIGYVTNAPALEGWTGEGWAKGKEYVDVRALFPMYPSKVHFYVLKSSGITSVRDLEGKTVGVGPSGGTPGTYLPLFLEVLGIKPSMVIHAGYSDLTSQTKDGLLDAVGWIGGIPLPSVLEMEAVKDVGIVGFSPREIAAILESQPTFFQTTMSQGAYKSLDRDIQVPGVWNFAITHKDTPEDFVYELVKATFENVDILINVHPSAKGTLPENIEHSVLPFHPGAVRYYREIGVEVPEALLPAEMK
- a CDS encoding MBL fold metallo-hydrolase, whose protein sequence is MDRDGLGEIHHYLSTYTLQIVKQSLERRNASVPRAGEGSWIHFLGTGGNPINLMSQHRQTGGFVLRVGGACLCVDPGPGALVHAAREGLDLSGIDAVYVSHGHTDHCGDAGVVIEAMCQAMSRRRGMVFSPVEVLEDGRISRFHQGKAPSRAYPGGPQEVVPAEDGGEVAIGDCVLRFVRAYHGGENYGFILEAPGLRVGYTSDTSYLISVEGSGGPRPVAPWDAMSDLRGVVEYREDLKNAFYCVDVLVANVSYHSLFATRCLTAVGLSHLLSGSRVGLAIMTHLDEACFRPRDISQRMAEYVEGYSGVSTRVAQDNEVISLEPQQGIPVVR
- the ilvC gene encoding ketol-acid reductoisomerase, which codes for MAKMYYDGDANLSLLEGKTVAVLGYGSQGHAQALNLRDNGVSVIVGLREGSAYREKARAEGLEVGTVAEVTQRAQAVHFLIPDDRQPRTYESEVLPYLREGMALGFSHGFNIHFGLIEPPPFVDVFMVAPKAPGHRFRELFADGQGVPGLMAVHQDYSGNTKELALAFAKGIGCTRCGVIETTFREETETDLFGEQAVLCGGVSQLVKSGFDTLVQAGYQPEIAYFECLHELKLIVDLMYEGGPSYMRYSVSDTAEYGDYTMGRQVIGPATREAMRQVLERIQSGEFAREWIMENQANRPVYKALKRREAEHAIEKVGAELRAMMPWLRRKK